The Thermus aquaticus genome contains the following window.
CCGGCCCGGCGGGGGGGGGGGGGGGGTGGGGGTGGAGGAGGTCCTTTTCCCGCCCCGGAGCCTGCGCATCCTCCACCCTGGGGTCCACCTCCACGCCCACGCCCGGGTGGTGGTCCTCCCAGGGGAGGCCTCCCTGGGGGACCTCGAAGCCTGGCTCAAAGGGGTCCTCCTCCTCCTGCACGGCTCCCGTCTC
Protein-coding sequences here:
- a CDS encoding GTP-binding protein; this translates as MEEVLFPPRSLRILHPGVHLHAHARVVVLPGEASLGDLEAWLKGVLLLLHGSRLLRGKGVVRLREAPKPLVFHLELGFAEARDGLNHLVFIGEGLDRRSLDEGARR